Proteins from one candidate division KSB1 bacterium genomic window:
- a CDS encoding class I SAM-dependent methyltransferase, with product MSSSSTLMLPHEYRRMFEAETSHWWYHALHQWIAASLRRYLPEGSCVLDAGCGTGASLALLQSLRYRALGFDLAPAGLQLAASREPLHGRLCCASVTRLPFPSYSFDAIISSDVLYLLPDEQEAAALVEMRRVLKPGGILLLNLPAYEWLRGEHDQAVATQRRYTAAGLQRKLERAGFEIVRLEYRYLMFLPVVAVVRRLWRRGRPEAAAVSSDLSLNHSLLNACLTHLIRLEERLGQFIRRPFGSSVSAVVKVPG from the coding sequence ATGTCGAGTTCCTCCACCCTCATGCTCCCCCACGAGTACCGCCGCATGTTTGAGGCGGAAACTTCACACTGGTGGTATCATGCCCTCCATCAGTGGATCGCCGCCAGCCTGCGGCGTTATCTTCCCGAAGGCAGTTGTGTGCTCGATGCCGGCTGTGGCACCGGCGCCTCTTTGGCGCTGTTGCAGTCATTGCGTTACCGTGCGCTGGGATTCGACCTCGCCCCCGCCGGTTTGCAGCTTGCCGCCAGTCGTGAGCCACTGCACGGCAGATTATGTTGTGCCTCGGTGACCAGACTGCCTTTTCCCAGTTACAGCTTTGATGCCATCATCAGCTCCGATGTCCTGTATCTGTTGCCCGATGAGCAGGAGGCTGCGGCACTCGTGGAAATGCGGCGGGTGCTGAAACCGGGCGGCATCCTGCTGCTCAATTTGCCAGCCTACGAGTGGCTGCGCGGGGAGCATGACCAGGCGGTGGCGACGCAACGGCGTTACACCGCTGCAGGCTTGCAACGAAAACTCGAGAGGGCCGGCTTCGAGATTGTTCGGTTGGAATATCGTTACCTGATGTTCCTGCCCGTTGTCGCAGTGGTGCGCCGCCTTTGGCGCCGTGGCCGCCCTGAAGCTGCCGCTGTCAGCTCGGACCTCTCCCTTAATCACTCCCTGCTCAACGCCTGCTTGACCCACTTGATCCGGCTGGAAGAGCGGCTGGGCCAGTTTATTCGCCGGCCGTTTGGCAGCTCGGTGAGTGCGGTCGTAAAAGTTCCAGGTTGA
- a CDS encoding GDP-mannose 4,6-dehydratase, whose protein sequence is MKVLITGGAGFIGSHLTDALLQRGHTVTIIDDLSTGKLENIAHVRAFPNFHFAIETIMNETVMDRLVSECDLIFHLASAVGVELIVNRPVEVIERCVLGTEIVLKIANRYKRKVLLTSTSEVYGKSTKVPFSEEDDRILGPTTKSRWSYSCSKAIDEFLALAYYKEMKLPVVIVRLFNTVGPRQTGQYGMVVPRFVQAAMHNKPLRVYGDGTQSRCFGYVGDVVQALIALASHPQAVGQIFNIGSNEEVTIMELAERVRAIIGSSSEIVKVPYSEAYEAGFEDMQRRVPDLTKIKRLIGYEPSVKLDQIIRSIWEYFQEKEKNGHPEGGRALLESVFHDYERL, encoded by the coding sequence ATGAAAGTACTGATCACGGGTGGAGCGGGATTTATCGGTTCGCATCTCACTGATGCCTTGTTGCAGCGCGGCCACACCGTCACCATCATCGATGATCTCTCCACCGGCAAACTGGAGAACATCGCCCACGTCCGCGCCTTTCCCAATTTCCATTTCGCCATCGAGACCATCATGAACGAAACCGTAATGGACCGCCTGGTGAGCGAATGCGATCTCATCTTTCACCTTGCCTCCGCTGTCGGCGTGGAACTGATCGTCAACCGGCCGGTGGAGGTCATCGAGCGGTGCGTGCTGGGCACCGAGATCGTGCTCAAGATCGCCAACCGCTACAAGAGAAAAGTGCTGCTCACTTCGACTTCCGAAGTTTACGGCAAGAGCACCAAGGTGCCTTTTAGCGAGGAAGATGACCGCATTCTTGGCCCCACCACCAAAAGCCGCTGGAGTTATTCCTGCTCCAAAGCCATCGACGAGTTTCTGGCGCTGGCCTATTACAAGGAGATGAAGCTGCCGGTGGTGATCGTGCGGCTGTTCAACACGGTCGGGCCGCGCCAGACCGGGCAGTATGGCATGGTGGTGCCGCGTTTCGTGCAGGCGGCGATGCACAACAAACCGTTGCGCGTCTACGGCGACGGCACGCAGTCGCGCTGTTTTGGCTATGTTGGCGACGTGGTGCAGGCCTTGATTGCGCTGGCCAGCCACCCCCAGGCCGTCGGCCAGATCTTCAACATCGGCAGCAATGAAGAAGTGACGATCATGGAACTTGCCGAACGGGTCAGGGCCATCATCGGCAGCAGCTCCGAGATCGTGAAAGTGCCCTACTCCGAGGCCTATGAAGCCGGCTTCGAGGACATGCAGCGCCGGGTGCCCGATCTCACCAAAATCAAACGTCTGATCGGTTACGAGCCGAGCGTGAAACTCGACCAGATCATCCGCTCGATCTGGGAATATTTTCAGGAAAAGGAAAAGAACGGCCACCCGGAAGGCGGCCGGGCGTTGCTGGAATCCGTGTTTCACGATTATGAACGGTTATAG
- a CDS encoding class I SAM-dependent methyltransferase, with amino-acid sequence MTDWKNKLAYHLSGRNRRRKFDYFMQVFAPDATTQILDVGAAEEEYSETDNLLERLYPHPGNLTVLGIDCYRKFRQRYPAVRALVYDGRKFPFPDQSFDLCWSNAVLEHVGNRDRQILFLKEIRRVARNAFVTTPNKFFPVEVHTRTPLLHYLPKPVFERYLQWVGKSWATGDYMFLLSRRDLQKLLHAAGITHYLIRRNHLFGFTLDFVVLFGEKFETDGQPRARVR; translated from the coding sequence ATGACTGACTGGAAGAACAAACTCGCCTACCACTTGAGCGGCCGAAACCGGCGCAGGAAGTTCGATTATTTCATGCAGGTGTTTGCGCCGGATGCCACGACACAAATCCTGGATGTCGGCGCGGCCGAGGAGGAATACAGCGAAACCGACAACCTGCTCGAACGGCTCTATCCCCATCCCGGCAACCTCACGGTGTTGGGCATCGATTGTTACCGCAAGTTTCGTCAGCGCTATCCGGCGGTGCGTGCGCTGGTGTATGACGGCCGGAAATTTCCGTTTCCGGATCAGAGTTTCGACCTGTGCTGGTCGAATGCCGTGCTGGAGCATGTCGGCAACCGCGACCGCCAGATTCTTTTTCTCAAGGAAATTCGACGGGTGGCGCGCAATGCATTCGTGACCACGCCCAACAAGTTTTTCCCGGTGGAAGTTCACACCCGCACACCCCTGCTGCACTATCTGCCCAAGCCGGTATTCGAGCGCTATCTGCAGTGGGTGGGAAAAAGCTGGGCCACTGGTGACTACATGTTTTTGCTCTCGCGGCGCGACCTGCAAAAGCTGCTGCATGCCGCCGGCATCACGCATTACCTCATCCGGCGCAACCATCTCTTCGGCTTCACCCTCGATTTCGTGGTGCTGTTCGGAGAGAAGTTCGAAACGGACGGCCAACCGCGGGCGCGCGTGCGCTAG
- a CDS encoding carbamoyltransferase has product MAVLSITQGHDTGAVIVRDGRILAAISEERLSRIKMDTQFPARSINAVMEIAGVKPEDIQHVVIPELRKGEDIFKNLFPKYPRSVFAGANGELTFGDRVRQVVMSGSLLLKTYPRMAVLYRRYEKRLREMFPHARLHRVEHHLTHAASAYYTSGFDKAIVITGDAWGDFVSTMICLGEGKKLTPVHRCYYPNSLGHYYQSLTNWLGFRGGRHEGKILGLAAFGNPNAPVYDEIKGLLVCDGLDVHAPGMMGKIWHKKMPFAGSSMMSRLIAQYKREDIAAAFQRRFEEVVTTLVRNAMARFKIDNICLAGGIFANVKLNQRVFEVPGVKRIYIFPNMGDGGVCAGGALYYDINQNGSQGSALPHAYLGPDYTEKQMEKALRDKGVPFEYHKDIAVKVAELLLQNKVVARFNGAMEYGPRALGNRSILYPAVDPAVNKWLNERLKRTEFMPFAPVTLMEEAHRCYKNLAGAEFPARFMTITFDCTDFMRTKSPAAVHVDNTARPQLIDEKTNPSYYRILLEYYKRSGIPSVVNTSFNMHEEPIVCSPEDAIRAFQLGHLDYLALGPFLVKGQNQN; this is encoded by the coding sequence ATGGCCGTATTATCCATCACCCAGGGTCATGACACCGGTGCCGTCATCGTCCGCGACGGACGCATACTGGCCGCCATCAGCGAGGAGCGCCTCTCCCGCATCAAAATGGACACGCAGTTTCCGGCGCGCTCCATCAACGCCGTGATGGAGATTGCCGGGGTCAAGCCCGAAGACATCCAGCATGTCGTGATTCCGGAGCTGCGCAAGGGCGAGGACATCTTCAAGAACCTGTTTCCGAAATATCCCAGAAGCGTCTTTGCCGGTGCCAATGGCGAGCTGACCTTCGGCGACCGCGTGCGGCAGGTGGTGATGTCCGGCAGCCTGCTCCTGAAAACCTATCCGCGCATGGCGGTGCTCTATCGCCGTTATGAAAAGCGTTTGCGGGAGATGTTTCCGCATGCCCGGCTGCATCGTGTCGAGCATCACCTCACCCATGCCGCCTCTGCTTATTACACCAGCGGCTTCGACAAAGCCATCGTGATCACCGGCGACGCCTGGGGCGATTTTGTCTCGACCATGATCTGTCTCGGCGAAGGCAAAAAATTGACCCCGGTGCATCGCTGCTATTATCCCAATTCACTCGGGCACTACTATCAGAGCCTGACCAACTGGCTCGGCTTTCGCGGCGGCCGGCACGAGGGCAAGATTTTGGGCCTGGCGGCGTTCGGCAACCCCAACGCGCCGGTTTATGATGAAATCAAGGGCCTGCTGGTGTGCGACGGGCTGGATGTGCATGCACCCGGCATGATGGGAAAAATCTGGCATAAAAAGATGCCTTTCGCCGGCAGCAGCATGATGAGCCGGCTGATTGCGCAGTACAAACGGGAAGACATTGCCGCCGCCTTTCAACGCCGTTTCGAAGAAGTGGTGACCACCCTGGTGCGCAATGCCATGGCGCGTTTCAAGATCGACAACATCTGCCTGGCGGGCGGCATCTTCGCCAACGTGAAACTGAACCAGCGCGTTTTCGAAGTGCCGGGGGTCAAGCGCATCTACATCTTCCCCAACATGGGTGACGGCGGCGTCTGTGCCGGCGGCGCGCTGTATTACGACATCAATCAGAACGGTTCCCAGGGCAGCGCCCTGCCACATGCCTATCTCGGCCCGGATTACACCGAGAAGCAGATGGAGAAGGCCCTGCGCGACAAGGGCGTGCCGTTTGAATATCACAAGGACATCGCAGTCAAGGTCGCCGAGCTGCTCCTGCAAAACAAAGTGGTGGCGCGCTTCAACGGCGCGATGGAATACGGCCCGCGCGCACTCGGCAACCGCTCGATCCTCTATCCCGCGGTTGATCCCGCGGTCAACAAATGGTTGAACGAGCGGCTGAAGCGCACCGAGTTCATGCCATTCGCGCCGGTCACGCTGATGGAGGAGGCACATCGCTGCTACAAGAATCTCGCCGGCGCCGAGTTTCCGGCGCGCTTCATGACCATCACCTTCGACTGTACCGACTTCATGCGCACCAAATCGCCGGCCGCCGTGCACGTCGACAACACCGCGCGTCCGCAACTCATCGACGAAAAAACCAATCCCAGCTACTATCGCATTTTGCTGGAATATTACAAGCGCTCCGGCATCCCCAGCGTGGTCAACACCAGCTTCAATATGCACGAGGAGCCGATCGTTTGCTCGCCGGAAGACGCGATTCGCGCCTTCCAGCTTGGCCACCTCGATTATCTCGCCCTCGGGCCCTTCCTGGTCAAGGGCCAGAATCAGAACTGA
- a CDS encoding O-antigen ligase family protein encodes MEPLLFKSKVVVVVLCALVLIVGYFIAPNRRRFLLAYGTVTAGFQIEMLLTFFGAGLTLSYLAFLALLLQSFLEPRRDLPHPKPRVLWPWLGLLLFSALAISKAIDANMARAPFVLFGFDLIMFFAVLRTVKTPDDIRFYVGCLMAAVLVQSVLGLLQFKIPFFKVGVIDHYQSYMWWRAKGTFFHANHLGMFFLLMLPLVARYVIAAMAERNAKWITYGFVTFGIGFMALLATYNRGSWGGLIFGMLIMLAVDFTNRGVKIRRVLSNLLALAFLLGGLLSIKFAPKIYDRVFKDDAEGQLEGRGQQMEETIPLIMRNPVIGVGYNNDRFYASVIFVHNVYMLIAAETGLPGLVCFLWFLFEIFREIWAVSRSAVLYAANYARGALASLLGFCLASWVGPDFWINYGVQAYFWLMLALLYSVSRLKRVVLFKQKQAALAQKKQPVLATS; translated from the coding sequence ATGGAACCTCTCCTGTTCAAATCCAAAGTCGTGGTTGTCGTTCTCTGCGCCCTGGTGCTGATCGTCGGCTATTTCATTGCCCCCAACCGCCGCCGTTTTCTGCTGGCGTATGGCACGGTGACCGCCGGCTTTCAGATCGAGATGCTGCTGACCTTCTTCGGCGCTGGCCTCACTCTCAGCTATCTGGCATTTCTCGCCCTGTTGCTGCAGTCGTTTCTGGAGCCCCGGCGGGACCTGCCTCACCCCAAGCCGCGAGTGCTGTGGCCGTGGCTCGGCCTGCTGCTGTTCTCGGCGCTCGCCATCAGCAAGGCCATCGACGCCAACATGGCGCGCGCGCCTTTCGTGCTGTTCGGGTTCGATCTCATCATGTTCTTTGCGGTGTTGCGCACGGTGAAGACGCCGGATGACATCCGTTTCTATGTCGGCTGCCTGATGGCGGCGGTGCTGGTGCAGAGCGTGCTGGGTCTGCTGCAATTCAAGATCCCGTTTTTCAAAGTCGGGGTCATCGATCATTATCAATCCTACATGTGGTGGCGGGCGAAGGGCACCTTTTTTCATGCCAACCACCTGGGCATGTTTTTCCTGCTCATGCTGCCGCTGGTGGCACGCTACGTCATCGCTGCCATGGCCGAGCGCAATGCGAAGTGGATCACCTATGGTTTTGTCACCTTCGGCATCGGTTTCATGGCATTGCTCGCCACCTACAATCGCGGTTCGTGGGGCGGTTTGATTTTCGGCATGCTGATCATGCTGGCGGTGGATTTCACCAACCGCGGGGTGAAGATTCGGCGGGTGCTGTCGAATCTGCTGGCGCTGGCTTTTCTGCTGGGCGGCCTGCTGTCGATCAAGTTCGCCCCGAAAATTTATGATCGGGTTTTCAAAGATGACGCCGAAGGCCAGCTCGAGGGCCGCGGCCAGCAGATGGAGGAGACCATCCCGCTGATCATGCGCAACCCTGTCATCGGGGTGGGCTACAACAATGACCGCTTCTATGCCTCGGTCATTTTCGTGCACAATGTCTACATGCTGATCGCGGCGGAAACCGGCCTGCCGGGTCTGGTCTGTTTTCTGTGGTTTCTCTTTGAAATTTTCCGGGAGATTTGGGCGGTGAGCCGCTCGGCGGTGCTCTATGCCGCGAACTATGCCCGCGGCGCGCTCGCCAGCCTGCTGGGCTTCTGTCTGGCCTCCTGGGTCGGTCCGGATTTTTGGATCAATTACGGTGTGCAGGCCTATTTCTGGCTGATGCTGGCACTGCTCTACAGCGTCAGCCGTTTGAAACGCGTGGTGCTGTTCAAACAAAAACAGGCAGCATTGGCCCAGAAAAAGCAGCCCGTGCTTGCAACCTCATGA
- a CDS encoding glycosyltransferase family 4 protein, producing MKILMIDKYHFIKGGAERYFFELKRVLERHGHEVIPFAMQHPDNFPSAWSDYFVSNIEYNGHTGLRRFAAAPKIFGRMLYSTEARARVERLVDRVRPDLVHLHMIDHQISPSILHVFQRHGIPVLQTCHQYKLVCPSYRLLVMRENRLCEKCVQGRFYHAVLERCHKDSLAASAMVAAESYLHRWMKIYDIIRLFHVPSRFLGEKLRQSGVAAQRVWHQFYTIEMADFPYSPECDDYFVYYGRLSAEKGILTLLRAMQHVKVSKLLIIGDGPQRPELEQFVVTHGLANVVFLGNRSARELVTLVGRAKFVVVPSEWYDNSPLVIYESFSMGKPVIATRLGGMPELIEDGVNGRLFDAKDHVTLTKLIQALLHDETGLKAMSRAARGTAEREFDPEVHYQRIHAVYQRLRN from the coding sequence ATGAAAATTTTGATGATCGACAAGTATCACTTCATCAAGGGCGGTGCCGAGCGCTATTTCTTCGAGCTCAAGCGCGTGCTCGAACGCCACGGCCACGAAGTGATCCCCTTCGCAATGCAGCACCCCGACAATTTCCCCTCGGCCTGGTCGGATTATTTTGTCTCCAACATCGAGTACAACGGCCACACCGGGCTGCGCCGTTTTGCGGCTGCGCCCAAAATTTTCGGCCGCATGCTTTATTCCACCGAAGCCCGGGCCAGGGTCGAGCGCCTCGTCGATCGAGTCAGGCCCGATCTCGTTCATTTGCACATGATCGATCATCAAATCTCGCCCTCGATCCTGCATGTGTTTCAGCGCCACGGCATTCCGGTGCTGCAAACCTGCCACCAATACAAGCTGGTCTGCCCGAGCTATCGCCTGCTGGTCATGCGTGAGAATCGCCTGTGTGAAAAATGCGTGCAGGGCCGCTTCTATCATGCCGTGCTCGAGCGCTGCCATAAAGACTCGCTTGCCGCCAGCGCCATGGTGGCGGCGGAATCCTACCTGCACCGGTGGATGAAGATTTACGACATCATCCGCCTGTTTCACGTGCCCAGCCGCTTCCTCGGCGAAAAGTTGCGGCAAAGCGGCGTGGCCGCCCAGCGCGTCTGGCACCAGTTCTACACCATCGAGATGGCGGATTTCCCCTACTCGCCCGAGTGTGACGATTACTTCGTTTACTACGGCCGCCTCTCGGCGGAGAAGGGCATCCTCACCCTGCTGCGGGCGATGCAGCATGTGAAGGTCTCGAAGCTGCTGATCATCGGCGATGGGCCGCAACGGCCGGAGCTCGAACAATTTGTCGTGACGCATGGCCTCGCCAATGTCGTGTTTCTCGGCAATCGCAGCGCGCGGGAATTGGTGACGCTGGTGGGGCGGGCAAAATTCGTGGTGGTGCCGAGTGAATGGTATGACAACTCGCCCCTGGTGATTTACGAATCCTTCTCGATGGGCAAGCCCGTGATTGCCACCCGGCTGGGCGGCATGCCCGAGTTGATCGAAGACGGCGTCAATGGCCGTTTGTTCGATGCCAAAGATCATGTGACGTTGACAAAACTGATACAGGCGCTGCTTCATGACGAGACAGGGTTAAAGGCCATGAGCCGCGCGGCCCGTGGCACTGCCGAGCGGGAGTTCGATCCGGAAGTGCATTACCAGCGCATCCACGCGGTTTATCAGCGCCTGCGGAACTGA
- a CDS encoding flippase, which translates to MSTLQRFFRNTSVLLLANALQPVLSFYLVVTISRRLQVEGLGAYATVFNYQAIFQIISAFGLKNLLTRNVAQQKELAWHHLWHASLAVVPFSLLSMLLLILLTAALQYGAPVLWATVIVSLSLLAAAWAEVCEGVLAGLERLHVVGYSAVVENALRVILSLFALAQGFGLLALVWVFVACRFGRALFYFTHLHRLLAATQPSGRFHFDRAFALRLVSQARVFALTMVCVTVYWKLDVSLLSKLRDMEEVGLYSAAYRFLMLALVVVDSFVNSLFPIISNYYRAGRTAGEGGGSFEVACKKGLQLLLVLTVPVALALSLLADPIIDLIYGEQFAAAAAVLRVLIWVVVPYAASQIFAYALVASNNQRYDLWVNALSMLANLALNGLLIRRFGYMGATWAAVAAIVVYVVLQVPFVFRQVIHFESRPLWQGGLKLVAAAACMAGTLLLFAKMQIWFLMPLAFFIYLLAVWVVGVFSKQDWALATRFLK; encoded by the coding sequence ATGTCCACCCTGCAACGATTTTTTCGCAACACCTCCGTGTTGCTGCTCGCGAATGCTCTGCAGCCGGTGTTGTCGTTTTACCTGGTCGTGACGATCAGCCGGAGGTTGCAGGTCGAGGGGCTGGGCGCCTATGCCACGGTGTTCAACTATCAGGCGATCTTTCAAATCATATCGGCCTTCGGGCTGAAAAACCTGCTCACCCGCAATGTGGCGCAGCAGAAGGAACTGGCCTGGCACCATCTCTGGCATGCCAGTCTGGCGGTGGTGCCGTTTTCCCTGCTCAGCATGCTGCTGCTCATCCTGCTCACCGCCGCTTTGCAGTACGGCGCGCCGGTGTTGTGGGCCACGGTGATTGTCAGCCTGTCCCTGCTGGCAGCAGCCTGGGCGGAGGTGTGCGAAGGCGTGCTGGCCGGCCTCGAGCGCTTGCATGTGGTGGGATACAGCGCCGTGGTCGAAAATGCCCTGCGTGTGATCCTCAGCCTGTTCGCGCTGGCACAGGGTTTTGGTTTGCTGGCACTGGTCTGGGTCTTTGTGGCCTGCCGCTTCGGCCGCGCGCTCTTTTACTTCACCCATCTGCACCGCCTGCTGGCGGCGACGCAGCCGTCCGGGCGGTTTCACTTTGACCGCGCCTTTGCCCTGCGTCTGGTGAGCCAGGCCCGCGTGTTTGCCCTGACCATGGTCTGTGTCACGGTTTACTGGAAACTCGATGTTTCCCTGCTTTCCAAACTGCGGGACATGGAGGAAGTCGGGTTGTACAGCGCGGCTTATCGTTTTTTGATGCTGGCGCTGGTGGTGGTGGACAGTTTTGTGAACTCGCTTTTTCCCATCATTTCGAACTACTACCGCGCCGGCCGCACCGCCGGGGAAGGCGGCGGCTCCTTCGAGGTGGCGTGCAAAAAAGGTCTGCAGCTTTTGCTCGTGCTCACGGTGCCGGTGGCGCTCGCCCTCTCGCTGCTGGCGGATCCGATCATTGATCTGATTTATGGCGAACAATTCGCCGCGGCCGCGGCGGTGCTGCGTGTGCTGATCTGGGTGGTGGTGCCCTACGCCGCCTCGCAGATTTTTGCCTACGCTCTGGTCGCCAGCAACAACCAGCGCTATGATCTGTGGGTCAATGCGCTCAGCATGCTGGCCAATCTCGCGCTGAACGGGTTGTTGATCCGGCGCTTTGGGTACATGGGCGCCACCTGGGCGGCAGTGGCTGCGATTGTGGTGTATGTGGTGCTGCAAGTGCCGTTCGTTTTCCGGCAGGTGATTCACTTTGAAAGCCGGCCGCTCTGGCAGGGCGGCCTGAAGCTGGTGGCGGCCGCCGCCTGTATGGCGGGCACCCTGCTGTTGTTTGCCAAAATGCAAATTTGGTTTTTGATGCCACTGGCGTTTTTCATATACTTGCTGGCGGTGTGGGTGGTCGGCGTTTTTTCCAAGCAGGATTGGGCGCTCGCCACCCGCTTTTTGAAATGA
- a CDS encoding polysaccharide deacetylase family protein, whose product MPADSSHTQRLPVLLYHRIDDEADKHWRRFCVAPGRFAEQMAWLAAQGYRTIDLHALLDYYEHGRPVPEKAMVITFDDGYYCNYSRAFPVMAKFNFTGTIFLAAHLMRTAEAAPPEGRHSFLSWPEIHEMQAHGWSFQSHGLAHVNLTTLAAAPLWHEVAHSRTLLAEKLGRPVDFFCYPFAGFNAQVMAAVAKAGYRGACGGPPFYAGGPASPFAIGRTEILWQDSFAQFRFKVQQGLGYYYFTRRQLGKIKRLLLQR is encoded by the coding sequence GTGCCTGCTGATTCTTCTCACACACAACGCCTTCCCGTTCTGCTCTATCATCGCATTGATGACGAGGCCGACAAGCACTGGCGCCGCTTCTGTGTGGCGCCCGGCCGTTTCGCCGAGCAGATGGCCTGGCTGGCCGCGCAGGGGTATCGCACCATTGATTTGCACGCCCTGCTCGATTATTATGAGCACGGCCGGCCCGTACCGGAAAAGGCGATGGTCATCACGTTCGATGACGGCTATTATTGCAACTACAGCCGCGCCTTCCCGGTGATGGCCAAATTCAATTTCACCGGCACGATTTTCCTGGCCGCCCATCTGATGCGGACGGCGGAAGCCGCGCCACCCGAGGGCCGGCACAGCTTCCTGTCCTGGCCGGAGATTCATGAAATGCAGGCGCACGGCTGGAGCTTTCAATCGCACGGCCTGGCGCATGTGAACCTGACCACGCTCGCGGCCGCGCCGTTGTGGCACGAGGTGGCTCACTCCCGCACGCTGCTCGCGGAAAAGCTCGGCCGGCCGGTGGATTTTTTCTGCTATCCTTTCGCCGGTTTCAACGCGCAGGTGATGGCAGCGGTTGCCAAAGCGGGCTATCGCGGCGCCTGTGGCGGACCGCCGTTCTATGCCGGCGGCCCGGCCAGCCCCTTTGCCATCGGCCGCACCGAGATTTTGTGGCAGGATTCGTTCGCGCAATTCCGTTTCAAAGTGCAGCAGGGATTGGGTTATTACTATTTCACACGGCGACAGTTGGGCAAAATCAAACGCCTGCTGTTGCAGAGGTGA
- a CDS encoding glycosyltransferase family 4 protein, with protein sequence MVITYFSYLWDIEGISAGSAIKAREFLAAMERLGHTTHLHWRVPQPAPHANVAQRAKERLLKPLLQKYLHEPKRLLRNAKYLWQEQRILTRERPDILLNRLELYTFSALWLARRLGLPLVIEADCPPTHEHMNFYGKEFLHLGNLPMQIEMANLRGADAIIAISNILANYYIERGIAREKIHVIPNAVDAGKFVPRPKDQALLRELGLENRTVIGWVGSLYGWSGIENLIGMARHLLAHRPQVSFLLVGGGKNKEFFQQQLHTNGYAPRVVLPGTVPHSEVPRYLSCMDIVLAPYPKLDFWYPSSVKLFEYMASGKATVATRVGQVAEIIEEGKNGLLFDPARPGELTEKVLALVDSEEKRRQLGEQARRDVLAKWTWEHMARRMLAVFEEVLQRRRRPAGRR encoded by the coding sequence ATGGTCATCACGTATTTCAGCTACCTGTGGGATATCGAGGGCATTTCCGCCGGCTCGGCGATCAAGGCCAGGGAGTTTTTGGCGGCGATGGAGCGCCTGGGACACACCACCCATCTGCACTGGCGCGTGCCGCAGCCGGCGCCGCACGCGAACGTGGCGCAACGGGCGAAGGAGCGGTTGCTCAAACCGCTGCTGCAAAAATATCTGCACGAACCCAAGCGCCTGCTGCGCAATGCCAAATACCTCTGGCAGGAACAACGGATTCTCACGCGCGAACGGCCGGATATTCTGCTGAACCGGCTCGAACTGTACACGTTCTCCGCGCTCTGGCTGGCACGCCGGCTCGGTCTGCCGCTGGTGATCGAAGCCGACTGCCCGCCCACGCACGAGCACATGAATTTCTACGGCAAAGAGTTTCTGCATCTCGGCAATCTTCCCATGCAGATCGAGATGGCCAATTTGCGCGGCGCCGATGCCATCATTGCCATCTCGAACATCCTCGCCAACTACTACATCGAACGCGGCATCGCGCGCGAGAAAATTCATGTGATCCCCAACGCCGTGGACGCCGGCAAATTCGTGCCGCGGCCCAAGGATCAGGCCTTGCTGCGCGAGCTGGGCCTGGAAAACCGCACGGTGATCGGCTGGGTGGGCTCGCTCTATGGCTGGAGCGGCATTGAAAATCTCATCGGCATGGCGCGCCACCTGCTTGCCCATCGCCCCCAGGTCAGTTTTTTGCTGGTGGGCGGCGGCAAAAACAAGGAATTCTTTCAGCAGCAGTTGCACACCAACGGCTATGCTCCGCGTGTCGTGCTGCCCGGCACCGTGCCGCACAGCGAGGTACCGCGTTATCTCTCCTGCATGGACATCGTGCTGGCGCCTTATCCCAAACTGGACTTTTGGTATCCCTCGTCGGTGAAGCTTTTCGAATACATGGCCTCCGGCAAGGCCACGGTGGCCACGCGCGTGGGCCAGGTGGCGGAAATCATCGAAGAGGGCAAAAACGGTCTGCTCTTCGATCCCGCGCGCCCCGGCGAGTTGACCGAGAAAGTGCTGGCGCTGGTGGATTCTGAGGAGAAACGCCGGCAGCTTGGCGAACAGGCGCGGCGCGACGTGCTGGCGAAATGGACCTGGGAACACATGGCGCGTCGCATGCTGGCTGTGTTCGAAGAGGTTTTGCAGCGCCGCCGCCGGCCGGCCGGCCGGCGTTGA